A single genomic interval of Musa acuminata AAA Group cultivar baxijiao chromosome BXJ3-4, Cavendish_Baxijiao_AAA, whole genome shotgun sequence harbors:
- the LOC135635247 gene encoding chloride conductance regulatory protein ICln-like, with product MGLGLQHFDDRVGDGIGHPRLDSESGEELLRVEPGVAIALGSRPLESRGTLYISTRRVIWLSDVDKVKGYAVDFLSVSLHAVSRDPEAFPLPCIYALIETEDREVSESSDSERHDNLELSNVTEMRLVPSGPGQLDTLFDALCQCAELNPEPCQEGEEENSWFFGDEETADDGSDSEWQLSENHAKPIGYAYGDHDLAHAMHELQIKDQRFEDADEAETESHNGHT from the exons ATGGGTTTAGGACTGCAGCACTTCGATGACCGCGTTGGCGATGGGATCGGACATCCCCGGTTAGACTCCGAATCCGGCGAGGAGCTGCTGCGCGTCGAGCCGGGCGTCGCCATCGCACTCGGCTCCCGACCTCTGGAATCCCGCGGAACACTCTATATCTCCACCAG GAGGGTGATTTGGTTGAGCGACGTAGACAAGGTGAAAGGATATGCGGTGGATTTCCTGTCGGTTTCCCTCCACGCAGTGTCGAGGGATCCAGAGGCATTCCCGTTGCCCTGCATCTACGCTCTG ATCGAGACCGAAGACCGTGAGGTGTCTGAAAGCTCAGATTCAGAGCGTCATGACAATTTAGAACTTTCAAATGTCACTGAAATGAGACTTGTACCATCTGGTCCTGGGCAGT TGGATACTCTTTTTGACGCTTTATGTCAATGTGCTGAACTAAACCCTGAGCCTTGTCAAG aaggagaggaagaaaatagCTGGTTTTTTGGCGATGAAGAAACGGCTGATGATG GAAGTGATTCAGAGTGGCAGCTTTCAGAAAATCATGCCAAACCCATCGGTTATGCTTATGGAGATCACGACTTAGCTCATGCAATGCATGAG CTTCAAATCAAGGATCAGCGGTTTGAGGATGCAGATGAAGCGGAAACTGAGTCTCATAACGGTCATACATGA